The following are encoded in a window of Penaeus vannamei isolate JL-2024 chromosome 17, ASM4276789v1, whole genome shotgun sequence genomic DNA:
- the ush gene encoding zinc finger protein ush isoform X1, translating to MCHVLVGPFVTCAMSRRKQSNPKPLKSTCVYPGGVCNLALYSSNIVRTPSEKAIRNAIGDDDWDSDGEKSASDLVTSPRSDQSPSRGEGVTSSPLSNQSESAAGAEVPGDDGASSGAASPLGSDPKETVDATVRNLTDRLSVTVSEKRERPASPPASPAPSSLGAASSNPAKSQGVKCERSSSSSSPQPAAGSGDAVMKEEVSTPSPTPHTPTTPRGPPSPTYSSEVEAARQQLTSMIQGLPLLSMLPALHRLAPAVVSLASGMTSLTTNTSSTSNGSAGGGAGGGGGVFCVCGIRFSSATNLEAHRMFYCTHRPTQTDGEGGNKESRTSPTSVSPRGESGALNEDDDASRVLRCPHCPYTTTHKLSLNGHMNIHTSPEDLAKAASTPQAAAAAAGPTQPSPTDARATDRYCSDCDIQFSSVKTFRVHKAHYCQTRHVLKGGNKSPAREEAGSNAAGSTALSGLVSAAAGSGQPILALPTNPILLVPYSLVAGAQLLPPHVLPQAGAAVVLPNGQVQPLSPGPLPGPVPPPLLSPSAASANRGTSPAAHSLPPQTSPQSNSVSPPKHSPKSEARPKSHSGETSGKRRGEGESPLDLTTKRPKLTVKTDLLGDEEKENREVNTPTPAKSPVPKSRPGSSHAAGEFEGKLLASPSRPSPSSEGETHSASRSPRPACTTPAQGSPRGLVDSPRPSTSARSPAQQAPGLPQLPPGFPNLLASLESLSGLSLPALQGLQGVPPELALKLLNPDLLMNGLAPIVNPPVIVKQGEAKCNECNIVFYKEESLQVHKKHYCAARTISKSEDDRRSNGSRSPASAGEGGAGPSRRSPSALPEPPAPAAATPAAAPKEAPKSNKPLFQFICTACGIKFNSPDNLAAHQTYYCSKREGAAGEEGVTKGLWRCPRCRCAMPETLQAAHQCVTPSPAPSHGWKCPCCPVISPTAAAAQKHLETHAGIKAFRCTICGYRGNTLRGMRTHIRMHFEKRTNDLQEENFIACILEDDDGSRRGAESRGVADLPRVILENPTLSALLTEGAAADHSDQPLSCHFCPFVTPYRSNLARHLALAHKVGFDAKLTQDLQAILESRVRAASDAPPADAERQEPVENGNPASPPPLPAIKLEPEVKLEVEEGEDKVRSGPTTPHSPAEDTPSAEAGGAASGETNGNGADIPRHCKACNITFSYLESFLAHKRFYCSKPESNTPPETAVQ from the exons GAGATGATGACTGGGACAGCGACGGTGAAAAATCCGCAAGTGACCTAGTGACGTCACCACGTTCCGACCAATCCCCTTCGAGAGGCGAGGGCGTGACGTCATCCCCTCTTTCTAACCAATCAGAGAGCGCGGCCGGGGCAGAAGTGCCCGGAGACGACGGGGCTTCGTCAGGTGCGGCGAGTCCACTCGGCAGCGACCCGAAGGAGACGGTCGACGCCACCGTGCGAAACTTGACCGACAG gtTGAGCGTCACTGTGTCGGAGAAGAGGGAGCGGCCTGCCTCCCCGCCGGCGtcgcccgccccctcctccctcggcgCCGCGAGCAGCAACCCGGCCAAGAGCCAAGGG GTGAAGTGCGAGCGCAGTTCCTCCTCCTCGAGCCCGCAGCCCGCAGCCGGAAGTGGCGACGCCGTCATGAAGGAGGAGgttagcaccccctcccccaccccccacacccccaccaccccccggggccctccctcccccacctactccAGCGAAGTGGAGGCGGCGCGCCAGCAGCTCACCTCCATGATCCAAGGTCTTCCTCTGCTCTCCATGCTGCCGGCGCTGCATCGCCTGGCTCCCG CCGTAGTCAGCCTGGCCTCGGGCATGACGAGCCTCACGACCAACACGAGCAGCACCAGCAACGGCAGCGCCGGCGGCGGcgcaggaggaggcggcggcgtctTCTGCGTGTGCGGCATCAGGTTCAGCAGCGCCACCAACCTGGAGGCGCATCGGATGTTCTACTGCACGCACAGGCCCACGCAGACCG ATGGCGAAGGAGGCAACAAGGAGTCTCGAACGTCCCCGACGTCGGTGAGCCCCCGCGGCGAGAGCGGGGCCCTCAACGAGGACGACGACGCTAGCCGCGTCCTGCGCTGCCCGCACTGCCCTTACACCACCACGCACAAGCTCAGCCTCAACGGCCACATGAACATCCACACGAGTCCCGAGGACTTGGCCAAAGCAGCCAGCACCccgcaggcggcggcggcggcggcaggtcCCACGCAGCCCAGCCCGACCGACGCGCGAGCCACAGACCGCTACTGCTCCGACTGCGACATCCAGTTCTCTTCCGTCAAGACATTCCGCGTTCACAAAGCCCACTACTGCCAGACGAGACACGTGCTCAAGGGCGGCAACAAGAGCCCAGCGCGCGAGGAGGCGGGCTCCAACGCCGCGGGATCCACGGCCCTGTCTGGGCTCGTCAGCGCCGCGGCGGGCAGCGGCCAGCCCATCCTGGCGCTGCCCACCAACCCCATCCTGCTTGTGCCGTACTCCCTCGTGGCAGGGGCGCAGTTGCTGCCCCCGCATGTGCTGCCGCAGGCGGGCGCAGCCGTCGTCCTCCCCAACGGGCAGGTGCAGCCGCTGTCgcccgggcccctgcctggcccGGTGCCGCCCCCGCTGCTCTCCCCCTCCGCGGCCTCCGCCAACAGGGGCACGTCGCCCGCGGCCCACAGCCTCCCGCCGCAGACGTCCCCGCAGTCCAACTCGGTGTCTCCTCCGAAGCACTCGCCCAAGAGCGAGGCGCGCCCCAAGTCCCACTCCGGGGAGACGAGCGGCAAGcggcggggcgagggggagagccCCCTCGACCTGACCACCAAGAGGCCGAAGCTGACCGTCAAGACCGACCTCCTGggcgacgaggagaaagagaaccgCGAGGTcaacacgcccacgcccgcgaagTCGCCCGTGCCGAAGTCCCGCCCGGGATCGTCCCACGCTGCGGGCGAGTTCGAGGGCAAGCTGCTGGCCTCGCCGTCGCGGCCGTCGCCCTCCAGCGAGGGGGAGACCCACTCCGCGTCCCGGTCGCCGCGGCCAGCGTGCACCACGCCGGCCCAGGGGTCCCCCCGAGGCCTGGTCGACTCCCCTCGACCCTCGACCTCGGCCAGATCGCCGGCCCAGCAGGCGCCAGGGCTGCCGCAGCTCCCGCCGGGCTTCCCGAATCTCCTGGCGAGCCTGGAGAGCCTTAGCGGCCTGTCGCTCCCGGCTCTGCAGGGCCTGCAGGGCGTGCCTCCAGAACTAGCTCTTAAACTACTCAATCCTGATTTGCTCATGAACGGCTTAGCCCCCATAGTGAATCCGCCGGTTATTGTTAAACAGGGCGAGGCCAAATGCAATGAGTGTAATATCGTTTTCTACAAAGAGGAGAGTCTGCAGGTCCACAAGAAGCATTACTGCGCTGCGCGCACCATATCTAAAAGCGAAGACGACCGCCGCTCCAACGGCAGTCGGAGTCCGGCATCCGCAGGCGAGGGCGGGGCTGGGCCCTCCCGCAGGTCCCCCTCCGCACTCCCCGAACCTCCCGCACCTGCCGCCGCCACGCCCGCCGCCGCGCCAAAGGAAGCTCCGAAGTCCAACAAGCCCCTCTTTCAGTTCATCTGCACGGCCTGCGGCATTAAGTTCAACTCGCCGGACAACCTGGCAGCCCACCAGACGTACTACTGCAGCAAGCGGGAGGGCGCAGCCGGCGAAGAGGGCGTGACCAAAGGGCTGTGGAGGTGTCCCCGCTGCAGATGCGCCATGCCAGAGACCCTGCAGGCAGCGCATCAGTGCGTGACGCCTTCGCCGGCCCCTTCCCACGGCTGGAAGTGCCCATGCTGCCCGGTGATTTCGCCAACAGCCGCTGCCGCCCAGAAGCACCTGGAAACGCACGCCGGCATCAAGGCTTTCCGCTGCACGATCTGCGGCTACCGCGGCAACACCCTCCGCGGGATGCGCACGCACATCAGAATGCACTTCGAGAAGCGAACCAATGACCTTCAAGAGGAGAACTTCATCGCCTGCATCTTGGAGGACGACGACGGCAGTCGAAGAGGCGCCGAGAGCCGAGGCGTCGCCGACTTGCCCCGTGTAATTCTCGAGAACCCAACGCTGTCGGCCCTTCTGACGGAGGGCGCCGCCGCCGACCACTCGGACCAGCCTCTCTCGTGCCACTTCTGCCCCTTCGTCACGCCTTACCGGAGCAACCTGGCGAGACACCTGGCCCTGGCGCACAAAGTGGGATTCGACGCCAAGCTCACGCAGGACCTGCAGGCCATCCTGGAGAGCCGCGTCCGCGCTGCAAGCGACGCCCCGCCTGCAGACGCCGAGCGCCAGGAGCCCGTGGAGAACGGCAACCCCGCCAGCCCGCCTCCGCTGCCCGCAATCAAGCTGGAACCGGAAGTCAAgctggaggtagaggagggggaggacaaggTTCGCTCGGGGCCCACCACGCCCCACTCGCCCGCGGAGGACACGCCCAGCGCCGAGGCTGGTGGGGCTGCCAGCGGGGAGACCAACGGGAACGGGGCTGACATCCCGCGGCACTGCAAGGCATGCAACATTACCTTCTCTTATTTGGAATCTTTCTTAGCCCACAAGCGATTTTACTGTTCAAAACCCGAGTCTAACACTCCCCCAGAAACTGCAGTTCAGTGA
- the ush gene encoding zinc finger protein ush isoform X3, producing the protein MVLLRCSASRWNDVGDDDWDSDGEKSASDLVTSPRSDQSPSRGEGVTSSPLSNQSESAAGAEVPGDDGASSGAASPLGSDPKETVDATVRNLTDRLSVTVSEKRERPASPPASPAPSSLGAASSNPAKSQGVKCERSSSSSSPQPAAGSGDAVMKEEVSTPSPTPHTPTTPRGPPSPTYSSEVEAARQQLTSMIQGLPLLSMLPALHRLAPAVVSLASGMTSLTTNTSSTSNGSAGGGAGGGGGVFCVCGIRFSSATNLEAHRMFYCTHRPTQTDGEGGNKESRTSPTSVSPRGESGALNEDDDASRVLRCPHCPYTTTHKLSLNGHMNIHTSPEDLAKAASTPQAAAAAAGPTQPSPTDARATDRYCSDCDIQFSSVKTFRVHKAHYCQTRHVLKGGNKSPAREEAGSNAAGSTALSGLVSAAAGSGQPILALPTNPILLVPYSLVAGAQLLPPHVLPQAGAAVVLPNGQVQPLSPGPLPGPVPPPLLSPSAASANRGTSPAAHSLPPQTSPQSNSVSPPKHSPKSEARPKSHSGETSGKRRGEGESPLDLTTKRPKLTVKTDLLGDEEKENREVNTPTPAKSPVPKSRPGSSHAAGEFEGKLLASPSRPSPSSEGETHSASRSPRPACTTPAQGSPRGLVDSPRPSTSARSPAQQAPGLPQLPPGFPNLLASLESLSGLSLPALQGLQGVPPELALKLLNPDLLMNGLAPIVNPPVIVKQGEAKCNECNIVFYKEESLQVHKKHYCAARTISKSEDDRRSNGSRSPASAGEGGAGPSRRSPSALPEPPAPAAATPAAAPKEAPKSNKPLFQFICTACGIKFNSPDNLAAHQTYYCSKREGAAGEEGVTKGLWRCPRCRCAMPETLQAAHQCVTPSPAPSHGWKCPCCPVISPTAAAAQKHLETHAGIKAFRCTICGYRGNTLRGMRTHIRMHFEKRTNDLQEENFIACILEDDDGSRRGAESRGVADLPRVILENPTLSALLTEGAAADHSDQPLSCHFCPFVTPYRSNLARHLALAHKVGFDAKLTQDLQAILESRVRAASDAPPADAERQEPVENGNPASPPPLPAIKLEPEVKLEVEEGEDKVRSGPTTPHSPAEDTPSAEAGGAASGETNGNGADIPRHCKACNITFSYLESFLAHKRFYCSKPESNTPPETAVQ; encoded by the exons ATGGTGCTCCTGCGGTGCTCTGCGAGTCGCTGGAACGACGTAG GAGATGATGACTGGGACAGCGACGGTGAAAAATCCGCAAGTGACCTAGTGACGTCACCACGTTCCGACCAATCCCCTTCGAGAGGCGAGGGCGTGACGTCATCCCCTCTTTCTAACCAATCAGAGAGCGCGGCCGGGGCAGAAGTGCCCGGAGACGACGGGGCTTCGTCAGGTGCGGCGAGTCCACTCGGCAGCGACCCGAAGGAGACGGTCGACGCCACCGTGCGAAACTTGACCGACAG gtTGAGCGTCACTGTGTCGGAGAAGAGGGAGCGGCCTGCCTCCCCGCCGGCGtcgcccgccccctcctccctcggcgCCGCGAGCAGCAACCCGGCCAAGAGCCAAGGG GTGAAGTGCGAGCGCAGTTCCTCCTCCTCGAGCCCGCAGCCCGCAGCCGGAAGTGGCGACGCCGTCATGAAGGAGGAGgttagcaccccctcccccaccccccacacccccaccaccccccggggccctccctcccccacctactccAGCGAAGTGGAGGCGGCGCGCCAGCAGCTCACCTCCATGATCCAAGGTCTTCCTCTGCTCTCCATGCTGCCGGCGCTGCATCGCCTGGCTCCCG CCGTAGTCAGCCTGGCCTCGGGCATGACGAGCCTCACGACCAACACGAGCAGCACCAGCAACGGCAGCGCCGGCGGCGGcgcaggaggaggcggcggcgtctTCTGCGTGTGCGGCATCAGGTTCAGCAGCGCCACCAACCTGGAGGCGCATCGGATGTTCTACTGCACGCACAGGCCCACGCAGACCG ATGGCGAAGGAGGCAACAAGGAGTCTCGAACGTCCCCGACGTCGGTGAGCCCCCGCGGCGAGAGCGGGGCCCTCAACGAGGACGACGACGCTAGCCGCGTCCTGCGCTGCCCGCACTGCCCTTACACCACCACGCACAAGCTCAGCCTCAACGGCCACATGAACATCCACACGAGTCCCGAGGACTTGGCCAAAGCAGCCAGCACCccgcaggcggcggcggcggcggcaggtcCCACGCAGCCCAGCCCGACCGACGCGCGAGCCACAGACCGCTACTGCTCCGACTGCGACATCCAGTTCTCTTCCGTCAAGACATTCCGCGTTCACAAAGCCCACTACTGCCAGACGAGACACGTGCTCAAGGGCGGCAACAAGAGCCCAGCGCGCGAGGAGGCGGGCTCCAACGCCGCGGGATCCACGGCCCTGTCTGGGCTCGTCAGCGCCGCGGCGGGCAGCGGCCAGCCCATCCTGGCGCTGCCCACCAACCCCATCCTGCTTGTGCCGTACTCCCTCGTGGCAGGGGCGCAGTTGCTGCCCCCGCATGTGCTGCCGCAGGCGGGCGCAGCCGTCGTCCTCCCCAACGGGCAGGTGCAGCCGCTGTCgcccgggcccctgcctggcccGGTGCCGCCCCCGCTGCTCTCCCCCTCCGCGGCCTCCGCCAACAGGGGCACGTCGCCCGCGGCCCACAGCCTCCCGCCGCAGACGTCCCCGCAGTCCAACTCGGTGTCTCCTCCGAAGCACTCGCCCAAGAGCGAGGCGCGCCCCAAGTCCCACTCCGGGGAGACGAGCGGCAAGcggcggggcgagggggagagccCCCTCGACCTGACCACCAAGAGGCCGAAGCTGACCGTCAAGACCGACCTCCTGggcgacgaggagaaagagaaccgCGAGGTcaacacgcccacgcccgcgaagTCGCCCGTGCCGAAGTCCCGCCCGGGATCGTCCCACGCTGCGGGCGAGTTCGAGGGCAAGCTGCTGGCCTCGCCGTCGCGGCCGTCGCCCTCCAGCGAGGGGGAGACCCACTCCGCGTCCCGGTCGCCGCGGCCAGCGTGCACCACGCCGGCCCAGGGGTCCCCCCGAGGCCTGGTCGACTCCCCTCGACCCTCGACCTCGGCCAGATCGCCGGCCCAGCAGGCGCCAGGGCTGCCGCAGCTCCCGCCGGGCTTCCCGAATCTCCTGGCGAGCCTGGAGAGCCTTAGCGGCCTGTCGCTCCCGGCTCTGCAGGGCCTGCAGGGCGTGCCTCCAGAACTAGCTCTTAAACTACTCAATCCTGATTTGCTCATGAACGGCTTAGCCCCCATAGTGAATCCGCCGGTTATTGTTAAACAGGGCGAGGCCAAATGCAATGAGTGTAATATCGTTTTCTACAAAGAGGAGAGTCTGCAGGTCCACAAGAAGCATTACTGCGCTGCGCGCACCATATCTAAAAGCGAAGACGACCGCCGCTCCAACGGCAGTCGGAGTCCGGCATCCGCAGGCGAGGGCGGGGCTGGGCCCTCCCGCAGGTCCCCCTCCGCACTCCCCGAACCTCCCGCACCTGCCGCCGCCACGCCCGCCGCCGCGCCAAAGGAAGCTCCGAAGTCCAACAAGCCCCTCTTTCAGTTCATCTGCACGGCCTGCGGCATTAAGTTCAACTCGCCGGACAACCTGGCAGCCCACCAGACGTACTACTGCAGCAAGCGGGAGGGCGCAGCCGGCGAAGAGGGCGTGACCAAAGGGCTGTGGAGGTGTCCCCGCTGCAGATGCGCCATGCCAGAGACCCTGCAGGCAGCGCATCAGTGCGTGACGCCTTCGCCGGCCCCTTCCCACGGCTGGAAGTGCCCATGCTGCCCGGTGATTTCGCCAACAGCCGCTGCCGCCCAGAAGCACCTGGAAACGCACGCCGGCATCAAGGCTTTCCGCTGCACGATCTGCGGCTACCGCGGCAACACCCTCCGCGGGATGCGCACGCACATCAGAATGCACTTCGAGAAGCGAACCAATGACCTTCAAGAGGAGAACTTCATCGCCTGCATCTTGGAGGACGACGACGGCAGTCGAAGAGGCGCCGAGAGCCGAGGCGTCGCCGACTTGCCCCGTGTAATTCTCGAGAACCCAACGCTGTCGGCCCTTCTGACGGAGGGCGCCGCCGCCGACCACTCGGACCAGCCTCTCTCGTGCCACTTCTGCCCCTTCGTCACGCCTTACCGGAGCAACCTGGCGAGACACCTGGCCCTGGCGCACAAAGTGGGATTCGACGCCAAGCTCACGCAGGACCTGCAGGCCATCCTGGAGAGCCGCGTCCGCGCTGCAAGCGACGCCCCGCCTGCAGACGCCGAGCGCCAGGAGCCCGTGGAGAACGGCAACCCCGCCAGCCCGCCTCCGCTGCCCGCAATCAAGCTGGAACCGGAAGTCAAgctggaggtagaggagggggaggacaaggTTCGCTCGGGGCCCACCACGCCCCACTCGCCCGCGGAGGACACGCCCAGCGCCGAGGCTGGTGGGGCTGCCAGCGGGGAGACCAACGGGAACGGGGCTGACATCCCGCGGCACTGCAAGGCATGCAACATTACCTTCTCTTATTTGGAATCTTTCTTAGCCCACAAGCGATTTTACTGTTCAAAACCCGAGTCTAACACTCCCCCAGAAACTGCAGTTCAGTGA
- the ush gene encoding zinc finger protein ush isoform X2, which produces MCVGSFRVRMCHVLVGPFVTCAMSRRKQSNPKPLKRDDDWDSDGEKSASDLVTSPRSDQSPSRGEGVTSSPLSNQSESAAGAEVPGDDGASSGAASPLGSDPKETVDATVRNLTDRLSVTVSEKRERPASPPASPAPSSLGAASSNPAKSQGVKCERSSSSSSPQPAAGSGDAVMKEEVSTPSPTPHTPTTPRGPPSPTYSSEVEAARQQLTSMIQGLPLLSMLPALHRLAPAVVSLASGMTSLTTNTSSTSNGSAGGGAGGGGGVFCVCGIRFSSATNLEAHRMFYCTHRPTQTDGEGGNKESRTSPTSVSPRGESGALNEDDDASRVLRCPHCPYTTTHKLSLNGHMNIHTSPEDLAKAASTPQAAAAAAGPTQPSPTDARATDRYCSDCDIQFSSVKTFRVHKAHYCQTRHVLKGGNKSPAREEAGSNAAGSTALSGLVSAAAGSGQPILALPTNPILLVPYSLVAGAQLLPPHVLPQAGAAVVLPNGQVQPLSPGPLPGPVPPPLLSPSAASANRGTSPAAHSLPPQTSPQSNSVSPPKHSPKSEARPKSHSGETSGKRRGEGESPLDLTTKRPKLTVKTDLLGDEEKENREVNTPTPAKSPVPKSRPGSSHAAGEFEGKLLASPSRPSPSSEGETHSASRSPRPACTTPAQGSPRGLVDSPRPSTSARSPAQQAPGLPQLPPGFPNLLASLESLSGLSLPALQGLQGVPPELALKLLNPDLLMNGLAPIVNPPVIVKQGEAKCNECNIVFYKEESLQVHKKHYCAARTISKSEDDRRSNGSRSPASAGEGGAGPSRRSPSALPEPPAPAAATPAAAPKEAPKSNKPLFQFICTACGIKFNSPDNLAAHQTYYCSKREGAAGEEGVTKGLWRCPRCRCAMPETLQAAHQCVTPSPAPSHGWKCPCCPVISPTAAAAQKHLETHAGIKAFRCTICGYRGNTLRGMRTHIRMHFEKRTNDLQEENFIACILEDDDGSRRGAESRGVADLPRVILENPTLSALLTEGAAADHSDQPLSCHFCPFVTPYRSNLARHLALAHKVGFDAKLTQDLQAILESRVRAASDAPPADAERQEPVENGNPASPPPLPAIKLEPEVKLEVEEGEDKVRSGPTTPHSPAEDTPSAEAGGAASGETNGNGADIPRHCKACNITFSYLESFLAHKRFYCSKPESNTPPETAVQ; this is translated from the exons GAGATGATGACTGGGACAGCGACGGTGAAAAATCCGCAAGTGACCTAGTGACGTCACCACGTTCCGACCAATCCCCTTCGAGAGGCGAGGGCGTGACGTCATCCCCTCTTTCTAACCAATCAGAGAGCGCGGCCGGGGCAGAAGTGCCCGGAGACGACGGGGCTTCGTCAGGTGCGGCGAGTCCACTCGGCAGCGACCCGAAGGAGACGGTCGACGCCACCGTGCGAAACTTGACCGACAG gtTGAGCGTCACTGTGTCGGAGAAGAGGGAGCGGCCTGCCTCCCCGCCGGCGtcgcccgccccctcctccctcggcgCCGCGAGCAGCAACCCGGCCAAGAGCCAAGGG GTGAAGTGCGAGCGCAGTTCCTCCTCCTCGAGCCCGCAGCCCGCAGCCGGAAGTGGCGACGCCGTCATGAAGGAGGAGgttagcaccccctcccccaccccccacacccccaccaccccccggggccctccctcccccacctactccAGCGAAGTGGAGGCGGCGCGCCAGCAGCTCACCTCCATGATCCAAGGTCTTCCTCTGCTCTCCATGCTGCCGGCGCTGCATCGCCTGGCTCCCG CCGTAGTCAGCCTGGCCTCGGGCATGACGAGCCTCACGACCAACACGAGCAGCACCAGCAACGGCAGCGCCGGCGGCGGcgcaggaggaggcggcggcgtctTCTGCGTGTGCGGCATCAGGTTCAGCAGCGCCACCAACCTGGAGGCGCATCGGATGTTCTACTGCACGCACAGGCCCACGCAGACCG ATGGCGAAGGAGGCAACAAGGAGTCTCGAACGTCCCCGACGTCGGTGAGCCCCCGCGGCGAGAGCGGGGCCCTCAACGAGGACGACGACGCTAGCCGCGTCCTGCGCTGCCCGCACTGCCCTTACACCACCACGCACAAGCTCAGCCTCAACGGCCACATGAACATCCACACGAGTCCCGAGGACTTGGCCAAAGCAGCCAGCACCccgcaggcggcggcggcggcggcaggtcCCACGCAGCCCAGCCCGACCGACGCGCGAGCCACAGACCGCTACTGCTCCGACTGCGACATCCAGTTCTCTTCCGTCAAGACATTCCGCGTTCACAAAGCCCACTACTGCCAGACGAGACACGTGCTCAAGGGCGGCAACAAGAGCCCAGCGCGCGAGGAGGCGGGCTCCAACGCCGCGGGATCCACGGCCCTGTCTGGGCTCGTCAGCGCCGCGGCGGGCAGCGGCCAGCCCATCCTGGCGCTGCCCACCAACCCCATCCTGCTTGTGCCGTACTCCCTCGTGGCAGGGGCGCAGTTGCTGCCCCCGCATGTGCTGCCGCAGGCGGGCGCAGCCGTCGTCCTCCCCAACGGGCAGGTGCAGCCGCTGTCgcccgggcccctgcctggcccGGTGCCGCCCCCGCTGCTCTCCCCCTCCGCGGCCTCCGCCAACAGGGGCACGTCGCCCGCGGCCCACAGCCTCCCGCCGCAGACGTCCCCGCAGTCCAACTCGGTGTCTCCTCCGAAGCACTCGCCCAAGAGCGAGGCGCGCCCCAAGTCCCACTCCGGGGAGACGAGCGGCAAGcggcggggcgagggggagagccCCCTCGACCTGACCACCAAGAGGCCGAAGCTGACCGTCAAGACCGACCTCCTGggcgacgaggagaaagagaaccgCGAGGTcaacacgcccacgcccgcgaagTCGCCCGTGCCGAAGTCCCGCCCGGGATCGTCCCACGCTGCGGGCGAGTTCGAGGGCAAGCTGCTGGCCTCGCCGTCGCGGCCGTCGCCCTCCAGCGAGGGGGAGACCCACTCCGCGTCCCGGTCGCCGCGGCCAGCGTGCACCACGCCGGCCCAGGGGTCCCCCCGAGGCCTGGTCGACTCCCCTCGACCCTCGACCTCGGCCAGATCGCCGGCCCAGCAGGCGCCAGGGCTGCCGCAGCTCCCGCCGGGCTTCCCGAATCTCCTGGCGAGCCTGGAGAGCCTTAGCGGCCTGTCGCTCCCGGCTCTGCAGGGCCTGCAGGGCGTGCCTCCAGAACTAGCTCTTAAACTACTCAATCCTGATTTGCTCATGAACGGCTTAGCCCCCATAGTGAATCCGCCGGTTATTGTTAAACAGGGCGAGGCCAAATGCAATGAGTGTAATATCGTTTTCTACAAAGAGGAGAGTCTGCAGGTCCACAAGAAGCATTACTGCGCTGCGCGCACCATATCTAAAAGCGAAGACGACCGCCGCTCCAACGGCAGTCGGAGTCCGGCATCCGCAGGCGAGGGCGGGGCTGGGCCCTCCCGCAGGTCCCCCTCCGCACTCCCCGAACCTCCCGCACCTGCCGCCGCCACGCCCGCCGCCGCGCCAAAGGAAGCTCCGAAGTCCAACAAGCCCCTCTTTCAGTTCATCTGCACGGCCTGCGGCATTAAGTTCAACTCGCCGGACAACCTGGCAGCCCACCAGACGTACTACTGCAGCAAGCGGGAGGGCGCAGCCGGCGAAGAGGGCGTGACCAAAGGGCTGTGGAGGTGTCCCCGCTGCAGATGCGCCATGCCAGAGACCCTGCAGGCAGCGCATCAGTGCGTGACGCCTTCGCCGGCCCCTTCCCACGGCTGGAAGTGCCCATGCTGCCCGGTGATTTCGCCAACAGCCGCTGCCGCCCAGAAGCACCTGGAAACGCACGCCGGCATCAAGGCTTTCCGCTGCACGATCTGCGGCTACCGCGGCAACACCCTCCGCGGGATGCGCACGCACATCAGAATGCACTTCGAGAAGCGAACCAATGACCTTCAAGAGGAGAACTTCATCGCCTGCATCTTGGAGGACGACGACGGCAGTCGAAGAGGCGCCGAGAGCCGAGGCGTCGCCGACTTGCCCCGTGTAATTCTCGAGAACCCAACGCTGTCGGCCCTTCTGACGGAGGGCGCCGCCGCCGACCACTCGGACCAGCCTCTCTCGTGCCACTTCTGCCCCTTCGTCACGCCTTACCGGAGCAACCTGGCGAGACACCTGGCCCTGGCGCACAAAGTGGGATTCGACGCCAAGCTCACGCAGGACCTGCAGGCCATCCTGGAGAGCCGCGTCCGCGCTGCAAGCGACGCCCCGCCTGCAGACGCCGAGCGCCAGGAGCCCGTGGAGAACGGCAACCCCGCCAGCCCGCCTCCGCTGCCCGCAATCAAGCTGGAACCGGAAGTCAAgctggaggtagaggagggggaggacaaggTTCGCTCGGGGCCCACCACGCCCCACTCGCCCGCGGAGGACACGCCCAGCGCCGAGGCTGGTGGGGCTGCCAGCGGGGAGACCAACGGGAACGGGGCTGACATCCCGCGGCACTGCAAGGCATGCAACATTACCTTCTCTTATTTGGAATCTTTCTTAGCCCACAAGCGATTTTACTGTTCAAAACCCGAGTCTAACACTCCCCCAGAAACTGCAGTTCAGTGA